One Candidatus Woesearchaeota archaeon DNA segment encodes these proteins:
- the metG gene encoding methionine--tRNA ligase gives MTKKILITSALPYVNNIPHLGNLIGSTLSADVFARYMRLKHGKDHVLYVCGADEHGTATETKAKEDGVTPQELCDKYYAIHKDIYDWFNISFDVFGRTSKENHAKITRDLFKDVLTNGFIKEDTITQPFCTICNSFLADRFIEGTCPHCGYEEARGDQCDHCGKLLNPQDLQNPRCKSDGSTPEFRETKHLFLQLDQLQPELETWVHEQSKKGFWTQNAIRTTKAWFKEGLKQRAITRDLKWGISLPESVYDGQYKDKVFYVWFDAPIGYISLTEQLLGDAWQDWWIAGKADVDLYQFMGKDNIPFHSIIFPATLIAAGNKHNLVHHLDATEYLNYEHTKFSKSRGTGVFGNDAKETGIPADVFRYVLCYYRPENADTQFTWKGLQERLNNELVANFGNFVNRTLTFTQRFFEGKISSLDENAFDSDTSLRVLNWRAEIDTYLQLLDEVNIRDALAHFMKLCSMGNGFFQDAAPWKTKDDDPTKAKQDVAILINFVKDLAILAEPFMPETSEKIFKQLNWDVEGLVDAGELSVQNHVIGTPEILFQKIEDETVELLRAQFAGGKEEKQLKSDTQKITTATEPLKATAAKQKANMATEPRNVTAANKNPAKQLSVTDLDLRVGKIVHVIKHSNAEKLFIEKVDFGDGDPVQIVSGLVGHYTPKELEGKHIVVVRNLKPAKLRGELSHGMLLAAEDKEGTVALIEAPDAQLGDRVLPKDMNGASKEQIGIEEFFILVMELKNGKPYMNNQELLAEGKHLLADKGVLEGKIR, from the coding sequence TAAGTGCTGATGTGTTTGCTCGCTATATGCGTCTTAAGCACGGTAAAGATCACGTGCTCTATGTTTGTGGTGCTGATGAGCATGGTACGGCTACGGAGACAAAAGCAAAAGAAGATGGTGTCACGCCGCAGGAACTTTGTGATAAGTATTATGCAATTCATAAGGATATTTATGACTGGTTTAACATTTCCTTTGATGTCTTTGGCAGGACGAGTAAAGAGAATCACGCTAAAATTACTAGAGATTTATTCAAAGACGTGCTTACGAATGGTTTTATTAAAGAAGATACGATTACGCAACCGTTTTGCACAATCTGTAACTCTTTTTTAGCCGACCGCTTTATTGAAGGTACCTGTCCTCATTGCGGCTATGAAGAGGCTCGTGGCGATCAATGCGATCATTGCGGAAAATTATTAAATCCTCAGGACTTACAAAATCCTCGTTGTAAATCCGATGGTTCGACGCCCGAATTTCGCGAGACGAAACATTTATTCTTACAGCTTGATCAGCTCCAACCAGAACTTGAAACGTGGGTGCATGAACAAAGCAAGAAAGGCTTTTGGACACAGAATGCTATTCGTACAACCAAAGCGTGGTTTAAAGAGGGTCTTAAACAGCGCGCAATTACGCGAGACTTAAAATGGGGCATTAGTTTACCTGAGTCTGTATATGACGGGCAGTATAAAGACAAAGTATTCTATGTGTGGTTTGATGCGCCTATTGGTTATATTTCTTTAACAGAGCAATTACTCGGTGATGCTTGGCAAGATTGGTGGATTGCAGGAAAAGCAGATGTTGATTTGTATCAATTCATGGGCAAGGATAATATTCCCTTTCACAGTATTATTTTTCCAGCAACACTTATTGCTGCAGGTAACAAGCATAATTTGGTGCACCATTTAGATGCAACAGAATATCTAAACTATGAGCATACCAAATTCTCTAAGAGTCGTGGTACGGGCGTGTTTGGTAATGATGCAAAAGAAACAGGAATTCCTGCTGATGTGTTTCGCTATGTCTTATGTTATTATCGTCCTGAGAATGCCGATACGCAGTTTACGTGGAAGGGTTTACAAGAGCGTTTGAATAATGAGCTCGTTGCTAATTTTGGTAATTTTGTTAATCGCACACTAACATTCACGCAACGATTTTTTGAGGGTAAAATTTCCTCGCTTGATGAGAATGCGTTTGATAGTGATACGTCGCTTCGCGTTTTGAATTGGCGTGCTGAAATTGATACATATTTGCAACTGCTTGACGAAGTGAACATTCGTGATGCGCTTGCGCACTTCATGAAACTATGCAGTATGGGTAATGGTTTCTTTCAAGATGCTGCGCCGTGGAAAACAAAAGATGACGATCCAACTAAAGCTAAACAAGATGTTGCAATTCTCATTAATTTTGTAAAAGACTTAGCAATTCTTGCAGAGCCCTTCATGCCAGAAACGAGTGAGAAGATTTTCAAACAATTAAATTGGGATGTTGAAGGTCTGGTTGATGCAGGCGAACTTTCTGTGCAAAATCATGTGATAGGCACTCCTGAAATTCTCTTCCAAAAAATTGAAGATGAAACTGTTGAATTACTTCGAGCACAATTTGCTGGTGGGAAAGAAGAAAAGCAATTAAAGTCTGATACGCAGAAAATCACTACTGCTACTGAACCCCTGAAAGCTACTGCTGCTAAACAGAAAGCTAATATGGCTACTGAACCCCGGAACGTTACTGCTGCTAATAAAAACCCTGCTAAGCAATTATCTGTGACTGACTTGGATTTGCGCGTGGGAAAAATTGTGCATGTTATCAAGCATTCTAATGCTGAAAAATTGTTTATTGAAAAAGTTGATTTTGGTGATGGCGATCCGGTACAAATTGTTTCTGGTTTGGTCGGTCATTACACGCCTAAAGAACTAGAAGGAAAACATATTGTTGTGGTGCGTAATCTTAAGCCTGCAAAGCTTCGTGGCGAGCTAAGTCATGGTATGCTTTTAGCAGCTGAAGATAAAGAAGGAACAGTTGCGCTCATAGAGGCTCCCGATGCGCAATTAGGCGATAGGGTTTTACCTAAAGATATGAATGGCGCGTCAAAAGAGCAAATTGGCATTGAAGAATTTTTTATCTTAGTTATGGAATTAAAAAACGGCAAGCCGTACATGAATAATCAAGAATTGCTTGCTGAAGGTAAACATCTCCTTGCTGATAAAGGAGTACTTGAAGGAAAAATTCGTTAA
- a CDS encoding NUDIX domain-containing protein, translating into MAEQKMHLPLETLKRIITGKQVVEARLFDQRRRKLVVGDTIVLFDSEKKTSLVKVTIAAIRSGKDFGELFDYYGSVKLGGAKTLSKEDYLAKMNTLYYPPDVQRLGVIGIEFAKEKILQGMWYDPHFKKVLFTWHPTVDFKKYIPITQCYGICLNDAGEVLIGRCKKVHGGKWILPGGIVEYGKDPIKTLHREVDEEISITITKPTLLGVQQVEFLDKEDDDAFQLRFVAMIKKYKELTPNPDTGDVWERKFIPLDELNTYLKWGFIGQELVHLAQEWFAEKKKKKKSKAAK; encoded by the coding sequence ATGGCAGAACAGAAGATGCATTTGCCCTTAGAAACTTTAAAGCGAATTATAACGGGCAAACAAGTTGTAGAAGCGCGTTTATTTGATCAACGCAGACGAAAATTGGTGGTTGGCGATACGATAGTTCTTTTTGATAGTGAAAAAAAGACTTCGCTTGTGAAAGTTACTATTGCAGCTATTCGTTCCGGAAAAGATTTTGGCGAACTCTTTGATTATTATGGTTCTGTTAAATTGGGTGGTGCAAAGACGCTTTCTAAAGAAGATTATTTGGCTAAAATGAACACGTTGTATTATCCTCCTGATGTGCAGCGTCTTGGTGTTATTGGTATTGAGTTCGCTAAAGAGAAAATTCTGCAAGGGATGTGGTATGATCCTCATTTTAAAAAAGTATTATTTACGTGGCATCCTACAGTTGATTTCAAAAAATATATTCCTATTACGCAATGTTATGGTATATGTTTAAATGATGCTGGCGAAGTGCTTATTGGTCGTTGTAAAAAGGTACATGGTGGAAAATGGATTTTGCCAGGTGGTATTGTTGAGTATGGTAAAGATCCCATAAAGACTCTGCATCGCGAAGTTGATGAAGAAATTTCTATTACGATAACAAAGCCAACACTTCTTGGTGTGCAACAAGTAGAATTTCTTGATAAGGAAGATGATGATGCTTTTCAACTTCGTTTTGTTGCAATGATTAAAAAATATAAAGAGTTAACACCTAATCCTGATACTGGCGATGTGTGGGAGAGAAAGTTTATTCCTCTTGATGAATTAAATACTTATTTGAAATGGGGTTTTATTGGTCAAGAATTAGTGCATCTTGCGCAAGAGTGGTTTGCTGAAAAAAAGAAAAAGAAAAAAAGTAAAGCGGCAAAGTAA
- a CDS encoding DUF2779 domain-containing protein, whose protein sequence is MTQITLTKSLYVTGVFCPRLFWMKLNRPRLLPETGIDGELRMAEGQVVGEMATSMWPDGIMLRNYDQEANAAKTKELLASGKRVPLFEAGFAAVVEDTPCFARVDILVPVGKDSWDLYEVKSSTRVKDEHLHDVAFQARVLTQNGLHLNRIHIVHINSDYIRGPQTQPIDVAAFLEVEDVTDRLAPVYDDAEHFIPFLKDLLTQKQYPETICEKPRDCDACSQVLPAHSVFELVSLRNQKAKALWGNGYKLIEKIPRETKLSRKQALQSVAVMTGQAHLEEDVINEFLSSLTFPLHHVDFETFNTGIPKYEGTKPYQQIPFQYSLIIQQNNGETKHVEFIAEPELDPRPAFLASLKAALANTSGTILAFNAPFEIRILQELMKAYPEHEAWITDVLSRFKDLAEPFRSFAYYHPDQHGSYSIKALLPVLTNTSYEGMDIAGGGVASASFLALDNATDEDAQAIRTALLAYCKQDTQSMIDVLDALKKLS, encoded by the coding sequence ATGACTCAAATAACCCTCACGAAATCACTTTATGTTACTGGCGTGTTTTGTCCTCGCTTGTTTTGGATGAAGCTCAATAGGCCTCGGCTCTTGCCTGAGACAGGCATTGATGGCGAGCTTCGGATGGCAGAGGGGCAGGTTGTTGGAGAGATGGCAACCTCGATGTGGCCAGATGGCATCATGCTACGCAATTATGATCAGGAAGCAAACGCTGCGAAGACCAAAGAATTGCTTGCCTCGGGGAAGCGAGTACCACTCTTTGAAGCGGGCTTTGCTGCCGTTGTTGAAGACACTCCTTGCTTTGCGCGAGTAGACATCCTTGTTCCTGTCGGGAAAGATAGTTGGGACTTGTATGAAGTCAAGTCATCAACAAGAGTAAAAGATGAACATTTGCATGACGTGGCGTTTCAAGCTCGCGTCTTAACCCAGAACGGACTACATCTTAATAGGATTCATATCGTGCACATCAACTCAGACTATATTCGAGGACCACAAACACAACCCATCGACGTAGCAGCATTTCTAGAAGTCGAAGACGTCACCGATAGATTAGCACCAGTATATGATGACGCTGAACATTTCATCCCCTTCCTTAAAGACTTACTGACGCAAAAACAATACCCAGAAACCATTTGCGAAAAACCACGAGACTGCGATGCCTGCAGTCAAGTCCTACCAGCACACTCCGTCTTTGAACTCGTAAGCCTACGCAATCAAAAAGCAAAAGCATTATGGGGCAATGGCTACAAACTTATAGAAAAAATCCCTAGAGAAACAAAACTATCCAGAAAACAAGCACTCCAAAGCGTTGCAGTTATGACCGGTCAAGCACACCTAGAAGAAGACGTTATTAACGAATTCTTATCTTCATTAACATTTCCACTCCATCACGTAGACTTTGAAACGTTTAACACCGGCATACCAAAATACGAAGGAACTAAACCCTACCAACAAATACCCTTCCAATATTCTTTAATAATACAACAAAACAATGGAGAAACTAAACACGTTGAATTTATTGCTGAGCCTGAACTTGATCCAAGACCAGCATTTTTAGCAAGTCTGAAAGCTGCACTTGCTAACACCTCTGGAACCATCCTCGCATTTAACGCACCATTTGAAATACGAATCTTACAAGAACTCATGAAAGCATATCCAGAACACGAAGCATGGATAACTGATGTATTAAGTAGATTTAAAGACTTAGCAGAACCATTTCGCAGCTTCGCCTACTACCATCCTGATCAGCACGGCAGTTACTCCATAAAAGCATTACTTCCTGTACTCACCAACACCTCCTACGAAGGCATGGACATAGCAGGAGGAGGCGTTGCCAGCGCATCGTTCTTAGCGTTAGACAACGCAACAGATGAGGATGCACAAGCCATTAGAACAGCACTCCTTGCCTACTGCAAGCAAGACACGCAGAGCATGATAGATGTTTTAGACGCGCTAAAAAAATTATCATGA
- a CDS encoding Fic family protein, giving the protein MNEKDFTSERAGKAVWEPQGAYFRFEPRFLPLEFEEQKALSFQAQKTSLALGRLDGLTKKFSEQEISLFMLPFMIKEAQLSSEIEGTRSTISDVFKGEKIKEQNLEKRLDNEEIRNYQEALLQALKTNETKFSEELIKEIHKKLLQGVRGEDKEPGNYKEKQNAIGKREDTFDSAKFVPASPETTHHLMKNLIEYMNSDEDVIPLYKIALTHYQFEAIHPFRDGNGRIGRMFIVLQLCKEKIISQPLLYISEYLTRNKDRYIEALYEVSAKGKIEDWLIFILKALEVQAEKSFELLNKIDTYKQELHQKIQGFSQSPKMHAIIDSLFKQPFFTVEDIRVILESTQPTAWNLVQKLIEANIAEEVGSEGRKKVYVAGKIIDLLEGKI; this is encoded by the coding sequence ATGAACGAAAAAGATTTTACTTCAGAAAGAGCGGGAAAAGCCGTTTGGGAGCCTCAAGGAGCATATTTTCGATTCGAACCACGCTTTTTACCTTTAGAATTTGAAGAACAAAAGGCATTAAGTTTCCAAGCTCAAAAAACAAGTCTAGCATTAGGGAGACTTGATGGACTAACAAAAAAATTCTCCGAACAAGAAATCAGTCTTTTCATGCTTCCGTTTATGATTAAAGAAGCACAACTTAGTTCAGAAATAGAAGGTACTCGTTCAACAATTTCAGATGTCTTTAAAGGAGAGAAAATTAAAGAACAAAATCTAGAAAAAAGACTAGATAACGAAGAAATTAGAAATTATCAAGAAGCACTGCTTCAGGCGTTAAAAACCAATGAAACAAAATTTTCAGAAGAGCTAATCAAAGAAATTCATAAAAAATTGTTGCAAGGCGTTCGAGGAGAGGATAAAGAACCAGGAAACTATAAGGAAAAACAAAACGCAATTGGAAAACGAGAGGACACCTTTGACTCGGCAAAATTTGTTCCGGCATCACCTGAAACAACACATCATTTAATGAAAAATTTAATTGAATATATGAATTCTGACGAAGATGTTATTCCATTATATAAAATAGCCCTTACTCATTATCAATTTGAAGCAATCCATCCATTTAGAGATGGTAATGGTAGAATTGGACGAATGTTTATAGTATTACAACTTTGCAAAGAAAAAATAATTAGTCAACCATTACTTTATATTAGCGAGTATTTAACAAGAAACAAAGATAGATATATCGAAGCACTCTACGAAGTTAGTGCAAAAGGAAAAATAGAAGACTGGTTAATATTTATCCTTAAAGCTCTAGAAGTGCAAGCAGAAAAATCATTTGAACTACTTAATAAAATAGACACATATAAGCAAGAACTTCATCAAAAAATTCAAGGATTTTCTCAAAGCCCAAAAATGCACGCAATAATTGATTCTTTATTTAAACAACCATTCTTTACAGTAGAAGATATAAGAGTCATATTAGAATCAACACAACCAACTGCATGGAATTTAGTACAAAAACTCATAGAAGCAAATATAGCTGAAGAAGTTGGCTCAGAAGGTAGGAAAAAAGTTTACGTTGCAGGAAAAATCATAGATTTACTTGAGGGAAAAATATGA
- the radC gene encoding DNA repair protein RadC, which produces MRLKDISLENRPRERMQREGAVVLSDAELLAVILQKGTRNENVIDMSHRLISKYGFNKLSCCSLHELQEINGIGVAKASQILALFEFNKRHNLSKQNGKSIKSAKDVYEYCSVKLAGADKEHFMILHLDSKNKVIKDEIVSVGTLNSSLIHPREVFKSAIKESANSVIVVHNHPSGNPEPSENDKEVTQILVKAGKLLAITVLDHIIIGTEGFFSFSNEGYL; this is translated from the coding sequence ATGCGATTAAAAGATATTTCTTTGGAAAATCGTCCTCGTGAGCGAATGCAACGAGAAGGTGCTGTTGTACTTTCAGATGCTGAATTATTAGCTGTTATTTTACAGAAAGGAACTAGAAACGAAAATGTTATTGATATGTCGCATCGGTTGATTTCTAAATATGGATTTAATAAGCTTTCATGTTGTAGTTTACATGAATTACAAGAGATTAACGGTATAGGCGTGGCTAAAGCTTCTCAGATTCTTGCGTTATTTGAGTTTAATAAACGACATAATTTATCTAAACAAAATGGTAAGTCTATTAAATCTGCTAAAGATGTGTATGAGTATTGTTCTGTTAAATTAGCAGGAGCAGATAAAGAACATTTTATGATTTTGCATTTAGATTCTAAAAATAAAGTGATTAAAGATGAAATAGTGTCTGTTGGTACGTTAAACAGCTCTTTGATACATCCAAGAGAAGTCTTTAAATCAGCTATCAAAGAAAGTGCTAATTCTGTAATAGTAGTTCACAATCATCCAAGTGGAAATCCAGAACCTTCTGAAAATGATAAAGAAGTAACTCAAATACTCGTAAAGGCAGGGAAATTGTTAGCTATTACTGTTTTAGATCATATTATTATTGGAACTGAGGGGTTTTTTAGTTTTAGCAACGAGGGATATTTGTGA
- a CDS encoding type II toxin-antitoxin system RelE/ParE family toxin, with the protein MKIIEPKSFTDKFEKLFPPQVKNVFKKKIAELKDNPTKGRPLSYVFIRELKSKGYRVYYVIYDEKVILVDCGNKKTQEVPEDIAAAGGDCVFTFDNLQDTYTLEDQVNGKLYIDCPDEKSSDGWLVVGKYSQGEHYMSSQMVYGKKLVAPYAQTIRAFSAGKGSGGSGYTSFREPGEYTIEVFAYDCAAIKANPEVNTLCDDEPRFIQRVEDLWENLEPYKELRQTIIVVAENQTAS; encoded by the coding sequence GTGAAGATTATTGAGCCAAAATCGTTTACTGATAAATTTGAGAAATTATTTCCTCCTCAAGTCAAAAATGTGTTTAAAAAGAAGATTGCGGAGTTAAAAGATAATCCGACTAAAGGGAGGCCGTTGAGTTATGTATTTATCAGAGAGTTAAAAAGTAAGGGTTATCGCGTGTATTATGTTATTTATGATGAAAAGGTGATATTGGTGGATTGTGGTAATAAAAAAACACAAGAAGTTCCAGAAGACATCGCTGCAGCTGGAGGTGACTGCGTCTTCACCTTTGACAATCTTCAAGACACGTATACGTTAGAAGATCAAGTCAATGGTAAGTTATACATTGATTGTCCGGATGAAAAATCTTCTGATGGCTGGCTTGTTGTTGGAAAATATTCACAGGGTGAACATTATATGTCTTCTCAAATGGTTTATGGAAAAAAGCTAGTTGCACCTTACGCGCAAACTATTCGAGCATTTAGCGCAGGCAAAGGTTCTGGGGGAAGTGGTTATACTTCATTTAGAGAACCAGGCGAATACACTATTGAAGTTTTCGCTTATGATTGTGCTGCCATTAAAGCTAATCCTGAAGTAAATACGTTGTGCGATGATGAACCTAGGTTTATTCAAAGAGTTGAAGATTTATGGGAAAACTTAGAACCCTACAAAGAACTAAGACAAACTATTATTGTTGTTGCAGAAAATCAAACTGCTTCGTAA